The genomic DNA CTCCACGTTGTGCTCCAGATCCTTGCGGTGTCCCGTCAACCGGTCCGTCAATAGACGGCCCTGGCGGACCACCTCGTCCTGGCTCCAGCCGGCCAGATCGGCCACGCGCTGGGCACATCGGGTCGCCTCGTCCTCGGCGGTAGATACGGCCAGCAAGGCCTGGCTCCAGACCCGCTCGAAGGTCTCCGACAGGGGATGCTTCTGCGAGATCTCCGACTTGTCCATGGGGTGTCTCCAGCATGGCCATCCCAGCCCAAGGCCAGGACGGCGGGGGTAAGGGACGATCGGGGCTAACATGCCCACGATCGGAAGAAACGCCGCCCACGCTCGCCCACCTGCTCCCGGCGCTCACTGCTGGATGTTCGCCCGGGCCCCCCAGGTCGAGCTCCACGGTTATTTTACGTAGTTCAGCAGGTATCAGCAGTCAAGTAGTAAAATCCCCGGAACACATAAGAAAAGCCGCCACCCCCGGAAAGGGAGTGACGGCTTGTGCACGACTCAACCCAACCGCTCGGGGTGACGACTACGCGGCCCCGCTGCTCTGGGAACCCTCGGAGCGGCCACCGGAGGACAGCGCGGGCAGCACATCGTCGCCGTGAGTGGCGGCCAAGGCGGCCTCCATCTCGGAGATCTCGTCCGCGGGGCTTTCCACCTCGATGTCGAGGTGCTTGTAGTTGGGCAGACCCGTACCGGCGGGGATGAGGCGGCCCATGATGACGTTCTCCTTGAGACCGCGCAGGTAGTCCACCTTGCCGTTGATGGCGGCCTCGGTGAGCACCTTGGTGGTCTCCTGGAAGGAGGACGCCGAGATGAACGACTCGGTGGAGAGCGAGGCCTTGGTGATGCCGAGCAGCAGCGGCTCGCCGACACCCGGGCGCTGGCCATTGGCCATGACCTTCTCGTTCTCCTCCTCGAACACCCACTTCTCGACCTGCTCGTCGACGAGGAAGCTGGTGTCGCCCACGTCGGTGACGCGCACGCGCCGCAGCATCTGGCGCACGATCACCTCGATGTGCTTGTCGTTGATCTTCACGCCCTGCAGCCGGTAGACCTCCTGGACCTCATCCACGAGGTAGCCCGCGAGCGCCTTCTCGCCGAGCACCTTGAGGATGTCGTGCGGGTTGGCCGAGCCGTCCATCAGCGCCTCGCCCGCCTTGACGCGATCGCCGGCGTGCACGCTGATGTTCTTGCCCTTGGAGATCAGGTACTCCTTGGCGAGGTCCGTGCGCAGCTCGCCGCCCACCTCGGGGGTGATGATGAGCTTGCGCTTGCCCTTGGTGTCCTTGCCGAAGGAGACCACGCCGTCGATCTCGGCGATGGACGCGGCGTCCTTGGGCTTGCGCGCCTCGAAGAGCTCGGCCACACGGGGCAGACCGCCCGTGATGTCCTTGGTCTTCGTGGTCTCGCGCGGCACCTTGGCGATGACCTCGCCCGCGTGGATCTCATCGCCGTCGTTGACGGTGATGATGGAGCCCTGCGGCAGGAAGTAGCTCGCCTGGCCCTTGGAGGACACCAGGTCCTTGAGGTTGCCCTGCTCGTCGCGCAGCGTGATGTGCGGACGGGCGTCGGGGTCCTTGGACTCGATGACCGTCTTCCGGGTGAGCCCGGTGACCTCGTCCAGCGACTCGTTCATCGTGACGCCTTCGATGATGTCCTCGAAGCGCACGATACCGCCCACCTCGGTGAGCAGCGGAATGGCGAACGGATCCCACTCGGCCAGCAGCGTGCTGGACTCGAGCTTCTGCCCTTCCTTCACGAGGATGCGGGCGCCGTAGATGACCTGGTAGCGCTCGCGCTCACGGCCGCTCTCGTCGACGATGACGAGTTCGCCGTTGCGGTTCATGGCCACGAGGCTGCCGTCCTTCCTCTGCACCGTGTTGAGGCCCGAGAACTTCACCGTACCGGAGTTGCGGTTCTCGAGGCTCGACTGCTCGGCGCGCCGCTGCGCCGCGCCACCGATGTGGAAGGTGCGCATCGTGAGCTGGGTACCCGGCTCGCCGATGGACTGCGCCGCGATGACGCCCACGGCCTCGCCGACGGACACCTTGCGGCCACGCGCCAGATCACGGCCGTAGCACTCCACGCAGATGCCGCGCTTGGCCTGGCAGGTGAGCACCGAGCGGATCTTCACCTTATCGAGGCCGCTGTTCTCGATCTTCTTGACGCGGTCCTCGTCGATCTCCTCGTTGGCGCGCACGAGCACGTCATTGGTCACCGGATCGAGGATGTCATCCAGGGCCACGCGGCCGAGGATGCGCTCGCCGAGCGCCTCGATGATCTCACCGCCCTCGACGAGGGCGCCGATGAACAGGCCGTCCATGGTGCCGCAATCGTACTCGTTGATGATGGCGTCCTGGGCCACGTCGACGAGACGGCGGGTGAGGTAGCCGGAGTTGGCCGTCTTGAGGGCCGTGTCCGCCAGACCCTTGCGGGCGCCGTGGGTGGAGATGAAGTACTGGAGCACGGAGAGGCCTTCACGGAAGTTCGCCGTGATGGGCGTCTCGATGATTTCACCGGACGGCTTGGCCATGAGGCCACGCATACCTGCCAGCTGGCGGATCTGCTGGGCGCTGCCGCGGGCACCGGAGTCGGCCATGATGTAGATGGGGTTGAAGGACGGCTGCTTGCGCGTCTCCTTCTTGCCATCCCGCTCGCCCGTGGCCTCTTCCTGCGAGATCTGCTGCATCATCTCGGCGGCCACCTTCTCGGTGATCTCCGCCCAGATATCGATGACCTTGTTGTAGCGCTCGCCGTCGGTGATGAGACCCTCGAGGTACTGGTTCTCGATCTCCGACACCTCCTTGCGCGCGTAGTCCAGGAACTCCTGCTTCTTCGCAGGGATGATCATGTCCTTGAGCGCGATGGAGATACCGGCCCGGGTCGCGTTGGTGTAGCCGAGGCTGCGGATGCGGTCGGCCAGCAGCACCGTCTCCTTCTCGCCGGTGAGGCGGTAGCAGAGGTCGATGAGGCCACCGAGCGACTTCTTGTCGAGCACCTTGTTGATGGCATCGAAGCCCACCTTGCGCGGCACGATGTCCCAGAGCAGGACGCGGCCGACGGTGGTCTCCTTGCGCTTGCCGAGGATGCGGCAGACGATCTTCGCCTGCAGGTGCACCTCGCCATGGTCGTAGGCGGCGCGCACCTCGTCCGGCGAGGCGAACACGCGGCCCTCGCCGTGGGCGAACTCACGGGCGCGCGTCATGTAGTAGATGCCGAGCACCATGTCCTGCGTGGGGACGATGATGGGCTTGCCGTTGGCGGGGCTGAGGATGTTGTTCGTCGACATCATCAGCACGCGCGCTTCCATCTGGGCCTCGATGGACAGCGGCACGTGGACGGCCATCTGGTCACCGTCGAAGTCCGCGTTGAAGGCGGCGCACACGAGCGGGTGCAGCTGGATGGCCTTGCCCTCGATGAGGACGGGCTCGAAGGCCTGCATGCCCAGGCGGTGCAGCGTGGGCGCGCGGTTGAGGAGCACCGGGTGCTCGCGGATCACGTCCTCGAGGATGTCCCAGACCTCGGGACGCTCCTTCTCC from Melittangium boletus DSM 14713 includes the following:
- the rpoC gene encoding DNA-directed RNA polymerase subunit beta' codes for the protein MKDIFNFFEKPKDPLSFNAIRIALASPDKIRQWSHGEVKKPETINYRTFKPERDGLFCARIFGPVKDYECNCGKYKRMKHRGVVCEKCGVEVIQSKVRRERLGHITLATPVAHIWFLKSLPSRIGNLLDITLKELEKVLYCESYIIIDPKATPLTKGELVSEEKLHRLYEEHGEESFSAGMGGEAVREMLKSLDVIRLSEDLRRDMRETNSEAKKKKYAKRLKVAEAFRMSGNKPEWMMLDVIPVIPPDLRPLVPLDGGRFATSDLNDLYRRVINRNNRLKRLQELNAPDIIIRNEKRMLQEAVDALFDNGRRGKTITGPNKRPLKSLSDMLKGKQGRFRQNLLGKRVDYSGRSVIVVGPELRLHQCGLPKIMALELFKPFIYNKLEEKGYVTTIKSAKKMVEKERPEVWDILEDVIREHPVLLNRAPTLHRLGMQAFEPVLIEGKAIQLHPLVCAAFNADFDGDQMAVHVPLSIEAQMEARVLMMSTNNILSPANGKPIIVPTQDMVLGIYYMTRAREFAHGEGRVFASPDEVRAAYDHGEVHLQAKIVCRILGKRKETTVGRVLLWDIVPRKVGFDAINKVLDKKSLGGLIDLCYRLTGEKETVLLADRIRSLGYTNATRAGISIALKDMIIPAKKQEFLDYARKEVSEIENQYLEGLITDGERYNKVIDIWAEITEKVAAEMMQQISQEEATGERDGKKETRKQPSFNPIYIMADSGARGSAQQIRQLAGMRGLMAKPSGEIIETPITANFREGLSVLQYFISTHGARKGLADTALKTANSGYLTRRLVDVAQDAIINEYDCGTMDGLFIGALVEGGEIIEALGERILGRVALDDILDPVTNDVLVRANEEIDEDRVKKIENSGLDKVKIRSVLTCQAKRGICVECYGRDLARGRKVSVGEAVGVIAAQSIGEPGTQLTMRTFHIGGAAQRRAEQSSLENRNSGTVKFSGLNTVQRKDGSLVAMNRNGELVIVDESGRERERYQVIYGARILVKEGQKLESSTLLAEWDPFAIPLLTEVGGIVRFEDIIEGVTMNESLDEVTGLTRKTVIESKDPDARPHITLRDEQGNLKDLVSSKGQASYFLPQGSIITVNDGDEIHAGEVIAKVPRETTKTKDITGGLPRVAELFEARKPKDAASIAEIDGVVSFGKDTKGKRKLIITPEVGGELRTDLAKEYLISKGKNISVHAGDRVKAGEALMDGSANPHDILKVLGEKALAGYLVDEVQEVYRLQGVKINDKHIEVIVRQMLRRVRVTDVGDTSFLVDEQVEKWVFEEENEKVMANGQRPGVGEPLLLGITKASLSTESFISASSFQETTKVLTEAAINGKVDYLRGLKENVIMGRLIPAGTGLPNYKHLDIEVESPADEISEMEAALAATHGDDVLPALSSGGRSEGSQSSGAA